The Streptomyces tendae genome has a window encoding:
- a CDS encoding hemolysin family protein: MSVLHLLFAALLVLANGFFVGAEFALVSVRRSQIEPLGTSRARQVLYGLEHLPQMMAAAQFGITVCSLTLGAVAEPTVARLLEPVFTWMHLPHGVIHPLGYVIALAAVIFFHLVIGEMVPKNLAMAAPEKAALWLSPGLVWFARLCKPVTVTLGALAQGILRLFRVEPKDEVEAVFTSEQLNRLVEDAGQAGLLDPEEAERLEDALELGSRPVTDVLLRRESLVTVTPAVTPGQIVELTARTGYSRFPVAAESGAFMGYLHVKDVLDLEDTDRAVPQHLWRPMTTLRPELPLDDALTVMRRAATHLAQVSDASGKVLGLVALEDVLELLVGEVRDPAHREVTLTPQRASGTPEEAMAT, encoded by the coding sequence ATGAGCGTCCTGCACCTGCTGTTCGCCGCCCTCCTGGTGCTGGCCAACGGCTTCTTCGTCGGCGCCGAGTTCGCCCTGGTGTCGGTCCGCCGCAGCCAGATCGAGCCGCTCGGCACCAGCCGCGCCCGCCAGGTGCTGTACGGCCTGGAGCATCTGCCGCAGATGATGGCGGCCGCCCAGTTCGGCATCACCGTCTGCTCGCTCACCCTGGGCGCGGTCGCCGAACCGACCGTCGCCCGGCTGCTGGAGCCGGTGTTCACGTGGATGCACCTCCCGCACGGCGTGATCCACCCGCTCGGCTACGTCATCGCGCTCGCCGCCGTGATCTTCTTCCACCTGGTCATCGGCGAGATGGTGCCCAAGAACCTGGCGATGGCGGCCCCCGAGAAGGCGGCCCTGTGGCTGAGCCCCGGCCTGGTCTGGTTCGCCCGCCTGTGCAAGCCGGTCACCGTCACCCTCGGCGCCTTGGCCCAGGGCATCCTGCGGCTCTTCCGGGTGGAGCCCAAGGACGAGGTCGAGGCCGTCTTCACCAGCGAGCAGCTCAACCGGCTGGTCGAGGACGCCGGGCAGGCGGGCCTGCTCGACCCCGAGGAGGCCGAGCGCCTGGAGGACGCGCTGGAGCTGGGCTCGCGCCCGGTGACGGACGTCCTGCTGCGCCGCGAGTCCCTCGTGACGGTCACCCCCGCGGTCACCCCGGGGCAGATCGTGGAGCTGACCGCCCGTACCGGGTACTCGCGCTTCCCGGTGGCCGCGGAGAGCGGTGCCTTCATGGGCTACCTGCATGTCAAGGACGTGCTGGACCTGGAGGACACCGACCGCGCCGTCCCGCAGCACCTGTGGCGGCCCATGACGACCCTGCGTCCGGAACTCCCGCTGGACGACGCCCTGACGGTGATGCGCCGCGCGGCCACCCACCTGGCCCAGGTGTCGGACGCCTCCGGGAAGGTGCTGGGCCTGGTGGCCCTGGAGGACGTCCTGGAGCTGCTGGTGGGCGAGGTCCGCGACCCCGCCCACCGCGAGGTGACGCTCACCCCGCAGCGGGCGAGCGGGACCCCCGAGGAGGCGATGGCCACCTGA
- a CDS encoding AAA family ATPase yields MDFGTQGPQAPADLAWLRGVDAYTMGAYPQAEEEFRTAVRIDPGMADGWLGLHALRVDTTTALLRMYRHRDRFGEQRTRHRRTLNSWYWLGWWVQPVLESPRDLLLAHASHWLDGRHVPELDQALAGLPPVDTDPQVRFLHACRAYLVKDWEQLVRHTDPLVDDPVLGIEAGLFGGMARVRLEMYGQAEPLLSAALMRCRSEQPQRKELRYWLARAHEGTGRSAAALPLYRAVHRVDPAFMDTSARLAAIAEGDGYDDSADLAAITLTGVGQDMIDGPDTLDPLFGAEGRDLRLSDPEPPPSSLSSLGGPGARERAGSPASPLPSGPTDPALLEEALAELERMVGLEPVKRQVKALSAQLNMARLRTGQGLPVQPPKRHFVFSGPSGTGKTTVARILGRVFYALGLLGGDHLVEAQRADLVGEYLGQTAVKANELIDSALGGVLFVDEAYSLSNSGYGKGDAYGDEALQVLLKRAEDNRDHLVVILAGYPEGMDRLLAANPGLSSRFTTRVDFPSYRPLELTAIGEVLAAENGDVWDEEAVDELRSIAGHVVDQGWIDELGNGRFLRTLYEKSCAYRDLRLSGYPGPLSREDLATLRLPDLMQAYGEVLSGRGPSDPSGP; encoded by the coding sequence ATGGACTTCGGCACGCAGGGCCCGCAGGCCCCGGCCGACCTCGCCTGGCTGCGAGGCGTGGACGCCTACACCATGGGCGCCTATCCGCAGGCGGAGGAGGAGTTCCGGACCGCGGTGCGGATCGACCCCGGGATGGCCGACGGCTGGCTCGGACTGCACGCGCTGCGCGTGGACACGACGACCGCGCTGCTGAGGATGTACCGCCACCGCGACCGCTTCGGCGAACAGCGCACCCGGCACCGGCGCACCCTCAACTCCTGGTACTGGCTGGGCTGGTGGGTTCAGCCCGTGCTGGAGAGCCCCCGGGACCTGCTGCTCGCCCACGCCTCCCACTGGCTGGACGGCCGCCACGTCCCCGAGCTGGACCAGGCGCTCGCCGGACTGCCCCCGGTGGACACCGACCCGCAGGTCCGCTTCCTGCACGCCTGCCGTGCCTACCTGGTCAAGGACTGGGAGCAGCTGGTCCGGCACACCGACCCGCTCGTCGACGACCCGGTGCTGGGCATCGAGGCCGGCCTGTTCGGCGGCATGGCCCGGGTGCGCCTGGAGATGTACGGACAGGCCGAACCGCTGCTGTCGGCGGCCCTGATGCGCTGTCGCAGCGAGCAGCCGCAGCGCAAGGAGCTGCGCTACTGGCTGGCCCGCGCCCACGAGGGCACCGGCCGCAGCGCCGCCGCCCTCCCCCTGTACCGGGCCGTGCACCGCGTCGACCCCGCCTTCATGGACACCTCGGCCCGGCTCGCCGCGATCGCCGAGGGCGACGGCTACGACGACTCCGCCGACCTCGCCGCGATCACCCTCACCGGCGTCGGTCAGGACATGATCGACGGCCCGGACACGCTGGACCCGCTGTTCGGCGCCGAGGGGCGTGATCTGCGGCTGTCCGATCCCGAGCCGCCGCCCTCCTCCCTGTCCTCGCTCGGCGGTCCGGGGGCGCGCGAGCGGGCCGGCAGCCCGGCGTCGCCGCTGCCGTCCGGTCCCACCGACCCGGCGTTACTGGAGGAGGCGCTCGCGGAGCTGGAGCGCATGGTCGGTCTGGAGCCGGTGAAGCGCCAGGTCAAGGCGTTGTCGGCGCAGTTGAACATGGCGCGGCTGCGGACCGGGCAGGGACTGCCGGTGCAGCCCCCGAAGCGGCACTTCGTCTTCTCCGGACCGTCCGGCACCGGCAAGACGACGGTCGCCCGGATCCTCGGCCGGGTCTTCTACGCCCTCGGGCTGCTCGGCGGCGACCACCTGGTGGAGGCCCAGCGGGCGGACCTGGTCGGCGAGTACCTGGGGCAGACCGCGGTGAAGGCCAACGAGCTGATCGACTCCGCGCTCGGCGGGGTGCTCTTCGTCGACGAGGCGTACTCGCTCTCCAACTCCGGATACGGCAAGGGCGACGCGTACGGCGACGAGGCGCTGCAGGTGCTGCTGAAGCGGGCGGAGGACAACCGGGACCACCTGGTGGTGATCCTCGCCGGCTACCCGGAGGGCATGGACCGGCTGCTGGCCGCCAACCCCGGGCTGTCGTCCCGGTTCACCACCCGGGTGGACTTCCCCTCGTACCGGCCGCTGGAGCTGACCGCGATCGGCGAGGTGCTGGCGGCGGAGAACGGCGACGTGTGGGACGAGGAGGCCGTGGACGAGCTGCGGTCGATCGCCGGGCATGTGGTGGACCAGGGCTGGATCGACGAACTGGGCAACGGGCGTTTCCTGCGCACCCTGTACGAGAAGAGCTGCGCCTACCGGGACCTCAGGCTGTCGGGATACCCGGGCCCGCTGTCCCGGGAGGACCTGGCGACGCTGCGCCTGCCGGACCTGATGCAGGCGTACGGGGAGGTGTTGTCCGGGCGGGGCCCGTCGGACCCGTCGGGGCCGTGA
- a CDS encoding uridine kinase family protein, whose translation MRLVAVDGHAGSGKSTFAGLLAGALGGAPVLHLDDIAHHDELFDWTGRLLGEVIGPLARGESARYAPYDWRARRPGPPRALPAAPVVVMEGVGAGRRALRPHLALLLWMDLPPEESWARGRARDGEEQREFWDGWTGAEREHFADDPSRPFAHLLVRQRQEGYELVAGPAGTGEAPCPLT comes from the coding sequence GTGCGGCTCGTCGCCGTCGACGGACACGCCGGGTCCGGGAAGTCGACCTTCGCCGGGCTGCTCGCCGGTGCGCTCGGCGGTGCCCCGGTGCTGCACCTCGACGACATCGCCCACCATGACGAACTGTTCGACTGGACCGGACGGCTGCTCGGCGAGGTGATCGGCCCGCTCGCCCGGGGCGAGTCGGCGCGCTACGCCCCCTACGACTGGCGCGCCCGCCGCCCCGGCCCGCCGCGTGCTCTGCCGGCCGCCCCCGTGGTCGTGATGGAGGGCGTGGGCGCGGGGCGTCGGGCGCTGCGCCCGCATCTGGCGCTGCTGCTCTGGATGGACCTGCCCCCTGAGGAGTCCTGGGCGCGCGGGCGGGCCCGGGACGGTGAGGAGCAGCGGGAGTTCTGGGACGGATGGACGGGGGCGGAGCGCGAGCACTTCGCCGATGACCCTTCGCGCCCCTTCGCACATCTGCTGGTGCGGCAGCGACAGGAGGGATACGAGCTGGTCGCCGGGCCTGCCGGGACCGGTGAGGCACCCTGCCCGCTCACGTAG
- a CDS encoding peptidase C39 family protein, whose translation MSRAELPSRRTLLAAAVVAAVAGGAGPASAAAPATVATRPTGSGRAAARTVDNRAWTTYTDWRAGTAAGTRAVAGARPGLVLAKPAGTTDYTDPHTGRTAAYEYATWTSPVHRLAVPATEAIASWNAHTPEGTWLQIELKGTYSDGTDTPWYVMGRWAAGDGDILRTSVDDQSDGRSSVWTDTLAVDDAASGLRLTSARLRLTLYRRPGTRLTPTVWRAGLMGSDVPDRFTVPASEPGLARELVVPRYSQEIHKGQYPEYDNGGEAWCSPTSSQMIIEYWGGRLSEEQLSWVDPSYADPQICHAARHTYDHQYAGCGNWPFNAAYAATFPGLQGVVTRLRSLTDLETLIAAGIPAITSQSFLKEELTGAGYGTSGHLMTVIGFTADGDVIANDPASDDNEAVRRIYQRREWENIWLRTKRYNASGKVVSGTGGVCYLYFPARPTPRQRKALAAVGVR comes from the coding sequence ATGAGCAGAGCCGAACTGCCGTCCCGCAGAACCCTCCTGGCCGCGGCCGTCGTCGCAGCCGTCGCCGGAGGGGCGGGACCGGCGTCCGCGGCCGCCCCGGCCACCGTCGCCACCCGGCCCACCGGATCCGGGCGCGCCGCCGCCCGCACCGTCGACAACCGGGCCTGGACCACCTACACCGACTGGCGCGCAGGCACCGCCGCCGGCACCCGCGCTGTCGCCGGCGCCCGCCCCGGCCTGGTCCTCGCCAAGCCCGCCGGCACCACGGACTACACCGACCCGCACACCGGACGCACGGCCGCCTACGAGTACGCGACCTGGACCTCGCCCGTCCACCGCCTCGCGGTCCCGGCCACCGAGGCGATCGCCTCCTGGAACGCGCACACCCCCGAGGGCACCTGGCTCCAGATCGAGCTGAAGGGCACCTACTCCGACGGCACGGACACCCCCTGGTACGTGATGGGCCGCTGGGCGGCCGGCGACGGGGACATCCTGCGCACCTCGGTGGACGACCAGAGCGACGGGAGGAGCAGCGTCTGGACGGACACCCTCGCCGTCGACGACGCGGCCTCGGGCCTGCGCCTCACCTCCGCCCGGCTGCGCCTCACCCTGTACCGCCGCCCCGGCACCCGCCTCACCCCGACCGTGTGGCGGGCCGGCCTGATGGGCTCCGACGTCCCCGACAGGTTCACCGTCCCCGCCTCCGAGCCCGGCCTCGCCCGGGAACTGGTCGTCCCGCGCTACTCGCAGGAGATCCACAAGGGCCAGTACCCGGAGTACGACAACGGCGGCGAGGCCTGGTGCAGCCCCACCTCCTCGCAGATGATCATCGAGTACTGGGGCGGCCGGCTCTCCGAGGAGCAGCTCTCCTGGGTCGATCCCTCCTACGCCGACCCGCAGATCTGCCACGCGGCCCGCCACACCTACGACCACCAGTACGCGGGCTGCGGCAACTGGCCGTTCAACGCGGCCTATGCGGCGACCTTCCCCGGCCTGCAGGGCGTCGTCACCCGGCTGAGGTCCCTCACCGACCTGGAGACGCTGATCGCGGCGGGCATCCCGGCCATCACCTCCCAGTCGTTCCTCAAGGAGGAGCTGACGGGCGCGGGCTACGGCACCTCCGGGCACCTGATGACCGTGATCGGCTTCACTGCCGACGGCGACGTGATCGCCAACGACCCGGCCTCGGACGACAACGAGGCCGTGCGCCGGATCTACCAGCGGCGCGAATGGGAGAACATCTGGCTGAGGACCAAGCGCTACAACGCCTCCGGGAAGGTCGTCTCCGGCACCGGCGGCGTCTGCTACCTGTACTTCCCGGCGCGGCCGACCCCGCGCCAGCGCAAGGCGCTCGCGGCGGTGGGCGTGCGCTGA
- a CDS encoding SCO1431 family membrane protein, which translates to MTANAATVTRARTGGPREDGPKILEHVLGWTLVVVLAMLVTQLGLL; encoded by the coding sequence ATGACCGCGAACGCAGCCACCGTCACCCGTGCCCGTACCGGCGGCCCCCGCGAGGACGGCCCGAAGATCCTCGAGCATGTGCTCGGCTGGACCCTCGTCGTGGTCCTCGCGATGCTCGTCACCCAGCTGGGACTGCTGTAG
- a CDS encoding TetR/AcrR family transcriptional regulator, which produces MNTSQQSVVRPSVRATRRASARRAELIAIGRRLFADRSYDALSMDDIARQAQVAKGLIYYYFQSKRGYYLAIIEDSVAGLVTLASSGDELPPVERVHRTIDSYLRYAEHNQAAYRAIVSGGVGFDAEVHAVRDGVREAIVATIAEGAYGRSDVAPVARMALLAWVCSVEGAVLAWIDRAELPRETMCALLVKTLGGAMRAVEELDPAYPAPEAARRDG; this is translated from the coding sequence GTGAACACCAGCCAGCAGTCCGTCGTGCGGCCCTCGGTCCGCGCCACCCGGCGGGCGTCGGCCCGCCGTGCCGAACTCATCGCCATCGGGCGCCGCTTGTTCGCCGACCGGTCCTACGACGCACTCTCGATGGACGACATCGCGCGCCAGGCACAGGTCGCCAAGGGCCTGATCTACTACTACTTCCAGTCCAAGCGGGGCTACTACCTGGCGATCATCGAGGACTCGGTGGCCGGGCTGGTGACCCTGGCCTCGAGCGGTGACGAACTGCCGCCCGTGGAACGGGTGCACCGCACCATCGACAGCTATCTGCGCTACGCCGAGCACAACCAGGCCGCGTACCGCGCGATCGTGAGCGGCGGTGTCGGTTTCGACGCCGAGGTGCACGCCGTCCGGGACGGCGTGCGCGAGGCGATCGTCGCGACCATCGCCGAGGGCGCCTACGGACGCTCCGACGTCGCCCCGGTGGCCCGCATGGCGCTGCTGGCCTGGGTGTGCAGCGTGGAGGGCGCGGTGCTGGCCTGGATCGACCGCGCCGAACTGCCCCGCGAGACCATGTGCGCGCTGCTGGTGAAGACGCTCGGCGGCGCCATGCGCGCCGTCGAGGAACTGGACCCCGCCTACCCGGCCCCGGAGGCCGCGCGCCGCGACGGCTGA
- a CDS encoding glycoside hydrolase family 18 protein — protein sequence MPSPHRPRTLRALVSAACAAVLGAGLLAGVGTSTATAATSAQEAAAGSKIVGYFTEWGTYDRKYYVKNIETSGSADRLTHINYAFGNVTGGKCAIGDSYAATERAYTAEESVDGVADTWDQPLRGTFNQLRELKAEHPDLKVIWSFGGWTWSGGFGEAAKDPAAFARSCLDLVEDPRWADVFDGIDIDWEYPNACGATCDTSGRDAYRELMSALRTTFGPDSLVTAAIPADATEGGKIDAADYAGAAQYVDWYNPMTYDFFGAWDTAGPTAPHSPLTSYDGIPKAEYNSAATLTKLTGLGVPADKLLLGIGFYGRGWTGVTHGEPGGTATGPAPGTYEAGIDDYKVLKDRCPATGTVGGTAYAKCGEQWWSYDTPATVASKTDWKNQQGLGGTFFWELSGDTADGELIKAIR from the coding sequence ATGCCATCCCCCCACCGCCCCCGCACCCTGCGGGCGCTCGTGTCCGCCGCATGCGCCGCCGTGCTCGGCGCCGGACTGCTCGCCGGCGTGGGCACCTCGACCGCCACCGCGGCGACCTCGGCTCAGGAGGCCGCCGCCGGGTCGAAGATCGTCGGCTACTTCACCGAATGGGGCACGTACGACCGGAAGTACTACGTCAAGAACATCGAGACGTCCGGTTCCGCGGACCGGCTCACCCACATCAACTACGCCTTCGGCAACGTCACCGGCGGCAAGTGCGCCATCGGCGACTCCTACGCGGCCACCGAGCGCGCCTACACCGCCGAGGAGTCCGTCGACGGGGTCGCCGACACCTGGGACCAGCCCCTGCGCGGCACCTTCAACCAGCTCCGCGAGCTGAAGGCCGAGCATCCGGACCTCAAGGTGATCTGGTCGTTCGGCGGCTGGACCTGGTCCGGCGGCTTCGGCGAGGCCGCGAAGGACCCGGCCGCCTTCGCGCGGTCCTGCCTCGACCTCGTGGAGGACCCGCGCTGGGCCGACGTCTTCGACGGCATCGACATCGACTGGGAGTACCCGAACGCCTGCGGCGCCACCTGCGACACCAGCGGCCGGGACGCCTACCGCGAGCTGATGTCGGCGCTGCGCACCACCTTCGGCCCGGACAGCCTGGTCACCGCCGCGATCCCGGCGGACGCCACCGAGGGCGGCAAGATCGACGCGGCCGACTACGCGGGCGCGGCGCAGTACGTCGACTGGTACAACCCGATGACGTACGACTTCTTCGGCGCCTGGGACACCGCGGGACCGACCGCCCCGCACTCGCCGCTGACCTCGTACGACGGCATCCCGAAGGCGGAGTACAACAGCGCCGCCACCCTCACGAAGCTGACCGGACTGGGCGTCCCCGCGGACAAGCTGCTGCTCGGCATCGGCTTCTACGGCCGCGGCTGGACCGGCGTCACCCATGGGGAGCCCGGCGGCACCGCGACCGGGCCCGCGCCCGGCACCTACGAGGCGGGGATCGACGACTACAAGGTCCTCAAGGACAGGTGCCCGGCGACCGGCACCGTCGGCGGCACCGCCTACGCCAAGTGCGGCGAGCAGTGGTGGAGCTACGACACCCCGGCGACCGTCGCCTCCAAGACGGACTGGAAGAACCAGCAGGGTCTGGGCGGCACGTTCTTCTGGGAGCTCAGCGGCGACACCGCGGACGGCGAGCTGATCAAGGCCATCCGGTAG
- a CDS encoding acyl-CoA dehydrogenase family protein, which translates to MPDRAPQPVDRQLPTDEARDLISLVRDIAQREVAPRAAEEEEAGRFPRELFTLLSESGLLGLPYDSEYGGGDQPYEVYLQVLEELARARLTVALGVSVHTLASYPLAAFGTKEQQAEHLPAMLGGGLLGAYCLSEPSSGSDAASLRTRAARDGDDWVIDGTKAWITHGGVADFYTVMARTGAEGPRGISAFLVPADTEGVGAAAPEKKMGMKGSPTAQVHFDGVRVPDARRIGDEGQGFAIALSALDGGRLGIAACAVGVAQAALDEALGYATERRQFGRPIADFQGLRFMLADMATQIEAGRALYLSAARLRDAGRPFAKQAAMAKLHCTDTAMRVATDAVQILGGYGYTADFPAERYMREAKVLQIVEGTNQIQRMVIARHLAGPETR; encoded by the coding sequence ATGCCCGACCGCGCCCCGCAGCCGGTGGACCGGCAACTGCCCACGGACGAGGCCCGGGATCTGATCTCGCTCGTCCGCGACATCGCCCAGCGCGAGGTCGCCCCCAGGGCCGCCGAGGAGGAGGAAGCGGGCCGCTTCCCGCGCGAGCTGTTCACCCTGCTGTCCGAGTCCGGCCTGCTCGGCCTGCCCTACGACTCCGAATACGGCGGCGGCGACCAGCCGTACGAGGTCTACCTCCAGGTCCTCGAGGAGCTCGCCCGGGCCCGCCTCACCGTGGCACTCGGTGTCAGCGTGCACACCCTGGCCTCCTACCCGCTCGCCGCGTTCGGGACCAAGGAGCAGCAGGCCGAGCACCTGCCCGCGATGCTCGGCGGCGGTCTGCTCGGCGCCTACTGCCTCTCCGAGCCCTCCTCCGGCTCCGACGCGGCGTCCCTGCGCACCCGCGCGGCCCGCGACGGGGACGACTGGGTGATCGACGGCACCAAGGCGTGGATCACCCATGGCGGGGTCGCCGACTTCTACACCGTCATGGCCCGCACCGGCGCCGAGGGTCCGCGCGGCATCAGCGCCTTCCTGGTGCCCGCCGACACCGAGGGCGTCGGCGCGGCCGCGCCCGAGAAGAAGATGGGCATGAAGGGCTCGCCCACCGCCCAGGTCCACTTCGACGGCGTCCGCGTCCCGGACGCCCGCCGCATCGGCGACGAGGGGCAGGGCTTCGCCATCGCCCTGTCCGCCCTGGACGGCGGCCGGCTCGGCATCGCCGCGTGCGCCGTCGGCGTCGCCCAGGCGGCGCTCGACGAGGCGCTCGGCTACGCGACCGAACGGCGTCAGTTCGGCCGGCCCATCGCGGACTTCCAGGGGCTGCGCTTCATGCTCGCCGACATGGCCACGCAGATCGAAGCCGGACGGGCGCTGTACCTTTCGGCGGCCCGGCTGCGCGACGCGGGCCGGCCGTTCGCCAAGCAGGCCGCCATGGCCAAGCTGCACTGCACCGACACCGCGATGCGCGTCGCCACCGACGCCGTGCAGATCCTCGGCGGCTACGGCTACACCGCCGACTTCCCGGCCGAGCGCTACATGCGCGAGGCGAAGGTCCTGCAGATCGTCGAGGGCACCAACCAGATCCAGCGCATGGTCATCGCCCGCCACCTCGCGGGGCCGGAGACACGCTGA
- a CDS encoding Lrp/AsnC family transcriptional regulator, with protein sequence MEELDRQIVQLLVKDGRMSYTDLGKATGLSTSAVHQRVRRLEQRGVIRGYAAVVDPEAVGLPMTAFISVKPFDPSAPDDIADRLAGVPEIEACHSVAGDENYILKVRVSTPHELEELLARVRSLAGVSTRTTVVLSTPYEARPPRI encoded by the coding sequence ATGGAGGAGCTGGATCGACAGATCGTGCAGCTGCTCGTCAAGGACGGGCGGATGAGCTACACGGACCTGGGCAAGGCCACGGGCCTGTCCACGTCGGCCGTGCACCAGCGGGTGCGGCGGCTGGAGCAGCGCGGGGTCATCCGCGGCTATGCCGCGGTGGTCGATCCGGAGGCCGTCGGCCTGCCGATGACCGCCTTCATCTCGGTCAAACCGTTCGACCCCAGCGCCCCCGACGACATCGCGGACCGGCTGGCCGGCGTCCCCGAGATCGAGGCGTGCCACAGCGTGGCGGGCGACGAGAACTACATCCTCAAGGTGCGCGTCTCCACCCCGCACGAACTCGAGGAACTCCTCGCCCGGGTGCGCTCCCTGGCAGGCGTCTCGACCCGCACCACGGTCGTCCTCTCCACCCCGTACGAGGCCCGCCCGCCACGCATCTGA
- a CDS encoding amidohydrolase → MSERTAPSPTVLLRRGEVHSPADPFATAMVVERGQVAWVGSEGAADAFVDGVDEVVDLDGALVTPAFTDAHVHTTATGLALTGLDLSAAASLEDALARGREFAAARPEDRVLLGHGWDAARWPGGRPPTRAELDEVTGGRPLYLSRIDVHSAVVSTALLDLVAGGVTREDRPLTGDDHHAVRATALAAVTPAQRTAAQRAALAHAASLGIGTVHECGGPEISSEDDFTGLLRLAREEAGPRVVGYWAEQDVAKARELGALGAAGDLFADGALGSHTACLHEPYADAPHTGSAHLDAGAVAAHVIACTEAGLQAGFHAIGDAAVSTVVGGVRAAAEKLGLARVRAARHRVEHAEMVTPETIAAFAELGLTASVQPAFDALWGGEGGMYAQRLGADRARTLNPFAALLRAGVPLAFGSDSPVTALDPWGTVRAAAFHHTPEHRVSVRAAFTAHTRGGWRATGRDDAGVLVPGAPADYAVWRTGALVVQAPDDRVARWSTDPRSGTPGLPDLTPGRDLPLCLRTVVGGRTVFVRPGE, encoded by the coding sequence ATGAGTGAACGCACCGCCCCCTCGCCCACCGTCCTGCTCCGCCGCGGCGAGGTCCACAGCCCCGCCGACCCCTTCGCCACCGCGATGGTCGTCGAGCGCGGCCAGGTCGCCTGGGTCGGCTCCGAGGGCGCCGCCGACGCCTTCGTCGACGGGGTCGACGAGGTGGTCGACCTCGACGGGGCGCTGGTCACCCCGGCGTTCACGGACGCGCACGTGCACACCACGGCCACCGGCCTCGCCCTCACCGGCCTGGACCTGTCCGCCGCCGCCTCCCTCGAGGACGCCCTCGCCCGGGGTCGGGAGTTCGCCGCCGCCCGCCCTGAGGACCGGGTGCTGCTCGGCCACGGCTGGGACGCCGCCCGCTGGCCCGGCGGCCGCCCCCCGACGCGCGCGGAGCTGGACGAGGTCACCGGCGGCCGCCCCCTCTACCTCAGCCGCATCGACGTGCACTCGGCCGTCGTCTCCACCGCCCTGCTCGACCTCGTCGCCGGCGGCGTCACGCGCGAGGACCGGCCGCTCACCGGGGACGACCACCACGCCGTGCGCGCCACCGCGCTGGCCGCCGTCACCCCGGCCCAGCGCACCGCCGCCCAGCGCGCCGCCCTCGCCCACGCCGCCTCCCTCGGCATCGGCACGGTGCACGAGTGCGGCGGACCGGAGATCTCCTCCGAGGACGACTTCACCGGCCTGCTGCGCCTCGCCCGCGAGGAGGCCGGCCCCCGCGTCGTCGGCTACTGGGCGGAGCAGGACGTCGCCAAGGCCCGCGAGCTGGGCGCGCTCGGCGCGGCGGGCGACCTCTTCGCCGACGGCGCCCTCGGCTCCCACACGGCCTGCCTGCACGAGCCGTACGCCGACGCCCCCCACACCGGCAGCGCGCACCTCGACGCCGGCGCGGTGGCCGCCCACGTGATCGCCTGCACCGAGGCGGGCCTCCAGGCGGGCTTCCACGCCATCGGCGACGCCGCCGTGTCCACCGTGGTCGGCGGCGTCCGCGCGGCGGCCGAGAAGCTCGGCCTCGCCCGCGTACGCGCCGCACGGCACCGTGTCGAGCACGCCGAGATGGTCACCCCGGAGACGATCGCCGCGTTCGCCGAACTCGGCCTCACCGCCTCCGTGCAGCCCGCCTTCGACGCCCTGTGGGGCGGCGAGGGCGGCATGTACGCGCAGCGCCTGGGCGCCGACCGGGCCCGCACGCTCAACCCGTTCGCGGCGCTGCTGCGGGCCGGCGTCCCGCTCGCCTTCGGCTCCGACAGCCCCGTCACCGCGCTGGACCCGTGGGGCACGGTCCGGGCCGCGGCCTTCCACCACACCCCCGAGCACCGCGTCTCCGTGCGCGCCGCCTTCACCGCGCACACCCGTGGCGGCTGGCGGGCGACCGGACGGGACGACGCGGGCGTCCTCGTGCCCGGTGCCCCCGCCGACTACGCCGTCTGGCGTACCGGCGCACTCGTCGTCCAGGCCCCCGACGACCGCGTGGCCCGCTGGTCCACCGACCCCAGGTCCGGCACCCCCGGCCTGCCCGACCTCACCCCCGGCCGTGACCTGCCCCTTTGTCTCCGCACGGTGGTCGGCGGCCGCACGGTCTTCGTACGGCCGGGCGAGTGA